The nucleotide sequence GGCACCGCCTTACCTGTGTGCGTATCCCCAAGAAGGCACTCGATGTGGGTGCCGGTGACCAGGGTGCGGCCGTCGATGCTGAACGCCAAGCAGACGACCGCGGCCGTGTGCCCGGCGAGTTGACTGCGCAGCGTACCTGGGTGCGGGTCCCACAGGCGGACCACCTTGTCGTGTGCGCCGACAGCAAGCGCGGGACCGGCGGGGCCGAACGCCAGGGCATGAATGTACTCGCCCCGACCATGCGGCCCAGTGGTTCGCCGGTACGGGGATCTCAGACGCGGATGTCTCCGCCTGCATCGCCGGTCGCGACGAGGGAACCGTCAGGACTGAACGCCACCGCGTTCACTTGGCGCACGTCTTCGCTGGCCAAAGTGCGGCGCCGTCGGTACGCGAGCCGCCCCCGCGGTGGACGCTCGGCGGGGCGAAGTGACCTGTCGACGCCTGGGATGTCGGCCCTTGGTCGCGCTGATCGATCCACGCGGGGGCGGCCGGCGCCGTCGGCGTGGGGTCGGAGAACTCGGTCGCTTCCTGCCGTGGTGACGTGGATGAGGGCGTTATCCGCGGCGTGGGTTCCCGGTCCCGCCGCCTTCGGGACGCCGGTGTGCTGCGAGTCCGGGCAACCGCTCGCCGACGTCGAGGGCGGAGGCGGGGCGGTGCGCGGGTCTTTCGCCAGCAGGGCGAGAACCAGGTCGTCGAGCTGTGCGGGAACGCCGGGGAGGACATCGCCGGGTGGCCGGGGGGCACGGCGAAGGTGGGCGTTCATCATGGACAGTGGGCCGGTGGCATCGAAAACGGGGTGCTGCCGGTGAGGAGTTCGTGGAGGACGCAGCCGAGGGAGTACAGGTCGGAGCGGGCGTCGCCCGGTGTTCGTCGAATCGTTCGGGCGGCATGTAGGCGAGGGTGCCCATGACCTTGCCGGAGCGGTGGGTGCTCTCGACGTATCGGGCGATGCCGAAGTCGAGGACCTTGCCCCCGCCGGATGTGGTGAGCATGAGGTTGGCGGGTTTGAGGTCGCGGTGGAAACGACGCGCGGTCCGGCACCCTCGTCGGGAGCCGGACCGCCGGAGTGAACTCCGGTCCCGCCCGGCCATACCCCCTCGACGACAACGCCAGCGCCATCCGCTTCCCCTCCCTGCGGGCCATCGGCGCTCACGGCGAAATCGTCGACGGCATCCGGGGACCCCGGACTACCGTCTCCACCGGCGGGACCCGACCCTGGCTCAGGCCGCCGCGCTGCTGAAGCAGCGGCCCCGGGCCGGTGGTTCGGGGCACGGCGGCGACGTGGGGTGGCGCTGGAGCCGATGTCGCCGTTCACCCCGCGCGCAGCAGTCCCGTCAGCACTCCGGTCACGATGCGTGTGAACAATGCGTCCACCGACTCCGAGTCGGTGCCCGTGGACGCGAACGCGGCGGCCAGATGGGGGTGTTCGCCCCCGGCGGCGACTTGCGCCAGGTACGCGGCCTGCGCCTGCTGCCACTCCGGGATTCCCTTCCCGGCACGCGCCTGCGCGACCTCGGTGCGGGTGAGCGCCGACACGACGGCGCTCAGCACGGCGATGGCTTCCAGCTTGTCGCGCGTGGGCACGTCGACGTCGGCGACCGCCGCGAGGGCGTGTTCGAGGTACGCGACGGTGTTCGGGCCGAGCGGTGTGCGCGTCGCCGTGGCGTCGAGGAGCCACGGGTGCGCGAGGGTGACACGCCGGGACTCGCGCGCCAGGGCGAGCAGGTCGCGCAGCCAGTCGCCGGTGCGTGCCGGGTACCGGATCTCGGCGTGGGCGCGGTCGACCATGAGCTCGACCAGCTCTTCGCGCGTGGTGACGTACCGGTACAGCGACGCGGGGCCGGCGCCGAGGGCCTCCGCGACGGCGCGCATGGTGACGGCGGCCAGGCCGCGGGCGTCGGCGAGGTCGACGCCGGCGGAGGCGAGGGTGTCGCGGTCGTAGCCGGGGGCCGGTCCGCGCGAGGCGCGTTCGGGGCGGAGCCAGATGCTGTCGGCGGTGGTCACGGCACCCTTCCTTTTTCTGCGAACGATGTATGCAGTAGAGTAGCGGCACGAACTGCGAACGTTGATCGCAGTTATCGCGAAGGAAGACGAAGGAAGCGAGACCCACACCATGACCACGGACGCTGCTGCCCGGACCCCCCGCGTGTGGACCTCGACGCAGTACGCCCGCAACGGCGGCGTCGACATCGCGTACGACCGCCTCGAGGGCTCGCACGGCGAACCACTCCTCCTCGTCATGGGCCTCGCGACCGCCCGCTTCTGGTGGCCCGCGGGCCTGTGCGACGCGTTCGCCGATGCGGGCTTCGAGGTCGCCCGCTACGACCAGCGCGACGCGGGCGAGTCGACGCGGATGCCGGAGACGAAGACCGGCAACCCGTTCAAGGCGCTGTTCGGCAGGCGCAGCGAGGCTTACACGTCCGAGGACATGACCGACGATGCCATCGCGGTGATGGACGAGCTGGGCTGGGAGCGCGCCCACGTGTTCGGGCACTCGATGGGCGGGCTCATCGCGCAGCGCACCGCGCTGCGGCACCCCGACCGGGTGCTCAGCGTCACGTCCTCGGCCGCGCTGCCCAGCGACGCCGCCGGGCTTCG is from Yinghuangia sp. ASG 101 and encodes:
- a CDS encoding TetR/AcrR family transcriptional regulator; the protein is MTTADSIWLRPERASRGPAPGYDRDTLASAGVDLADARGLAAVTMRAVAEALGAGPASLYRYVTTREELVELMVDRAHAEIRYPARTGDWLRDLLALARESRRVTLAHPWLLDATATRTPLGPNTVAYLEHALAAVADVDVPTRDKLEAIAVLSAVVSALTRTEVAQARAGKGIPEWQQAQAAYLAQVAAGGEHPHLAAAFASTGTDSESVDALFTRIVTGVLTGLLRAG
- a CDS encoding alpha/beta fold hydrolase codes for the protein MTTDAAARTPRVWTSTQYARNGGVDIAYDRLEGSHGEPLLLVMGLATARFWWPAGLCDAFADAGFEVARYDQRDAGESTRMPETKTGNPFKALFGRRSEAYTSEDMTDDAIAVMDELGWERAHVFGHSMGGLIAQRTALRHPDRVLSVTSSAALPSDAAGLRVLRYLRFGLLAKLARTKFPEGREGDIEASLAVWRGIASPGYPFDEEAARAWVEAEVDSGPRDKKAQSRQIGARWHGATLAELRHPTLVLHGEDDPILKVRAAHATAKAIRGARLVTFPGVGHDLPAALWGEVAAQVAGVAAAASDRTP
- a CDS encoding protein kinase domain-containing protein; translation: MAGRDRSSLRRSGSRRGCRTARRFHRDLKPANLMLTTSGGGKVLDFGIARYVESTHRSGKVMGTLAYMPPERFDEHRATPAPTCTPSAASSTNSSPAAPRFRCHRPTVHDERPPSPCPPATRRCPPRRSRTARRPGSRPAGERPAHRPASALDVGERLPGLAAHRRPEGGGTGNPRRG